A genomic segment from Glycine max cultivar Williams 82 chromosome 1, Glycine_max_v4.0, whole genome shotgun sequence encodes:
- the LOC547969 gene encoding ruBisCO-associated protein, with product MSTKFKVFREFTSDDSFLNQVIPENITEFQVTLSLARDYDGNNSTNGKFIPYWDTEKVTPEVIKKFKKKYEPTALRVKVLVSIGNKNKQFPFTIGSDSNSEAWVSEATASLKSIIKTYNLDGIDVSYEDIAANEADFVNSVGGLVRNLKQNKLITVASFATSADAANNKFYNLLYAEYATFFDTVVFLSWVGFTPSRANPVASLEEKILAVANEYKAVKAFLVAYSTVAEDWANFSPPIFFITLHGLLGNSAVKGASIKVISDATASFPAKWIPEILLLAASK from the coding sequence ATGTCGACCAAATTTAAGGTGTTTCGTGAATTCACAAGCGATGACTCATTCCTAAACCAAGTTATCCCTGAAAACATCACCGAATTCCAAGTGACTCTGTCCCTCGCTAGAGACTACGATGGCAACAACTCAACCAACGGAAAGTTCATTCCTTACTGGGACACTGAAAAGGTCACTCCcgaagtgataaaaaaattcaagaaaaaatacGAACCCACCGCACTGAGGGTTAAGGTTCTTGTCAGCAttggaaacaaaaacaaacaatttcCTTTCACCATTGGCTCGGACTCGAACAGCGAAGCATGGGTCTCCGAGGCCACTGCTTCGCTGAAGAGCATCATTAAAACCTACAACCTTGATGGCATCGATGTCAGCTACGAGGACATCGCCGCCAACGAAGCCGACTTTGTTAATTCCGTTGGGGGGCTTGTGAGGAACCTGAAGCAGAACAAGCTCATTACTGTGGCTTCCTTCGCAACAAGCGCTGATGCCGCCAACAACAAATTCTACAATCTCTTGTACGCAGAATATGCTACTTTCTTTGACACTGTGGTGTTTCTGAGCTGGGTAGGGTTTACTCCTTCTCGCGCCAACCCAGTTGCGAGCTTGGAGGAGAAGATCCTTGCCGTGGCCAACGAGTATAAGGCCGTGAAGGCCTTTCTGGTCGCTTACAGCACCGTTGCTGAGGATTGGGCTAATTTTTCGCCACCTATCTTCTTTATCACTCTCCATGGCCTTCTGGGTAACTCTGCGGTTAAGGGAGCGTCCATTAAGGTCATTAGTGACGCCACCGCCTCCTTTCCCGCCAAGTGGATCCCTGAAATTTTATTGTTGGCTGCCTCTAAATGA
- the LOC106794351 gene encoding uncharacterized protein, which produces MIAGPRQPGNDIDVYLRPLIDDLRKLWDERVDVWDANLQHAFKLRAMVFCTINDFPAYENLSGYSVKGHHACPICEQNTSFRQLKHGKKTVYTRHRRFLKQYHPYRHLKKAFDGSQEHETVPNPLTGDEVYQRVKDVVNMFGKSQKKPSSTSNMWKKKSIFFDLPYWSDHHVRHCIDVMHVEKNVCDSLIGTLLNIKGKTKDGFKCRQDLVDMGIRQVLHPISKGNRTYLPPACYTMSTAEKRSFCECLRNIKVPQGYSSNIKSLVSVNELKLVGLKSHDCHVLMQQLLPVAIRGTLPEKVRVAISRLCFIFNAICAKVIDPKQLDALEDEVVVVLCQMEMFFPPSFFDIMVHLVVHLVREIRCCGPTYFRWMYPVERYMKVLKGYTKNRHRPEASIVERYVAEECIEFASQYIDSLKPVGVPASRHEQPIAGNGTRGYNVVTMTRHDVSQAHLQTILADKSVSRRLTLLSIGPNLNVPTWKGYDINNYSFYTKSQDDKSSVQNSGVCVDADSEHFSSTLDNNPIRASMSYFGVIQEIWEVDYTSFRVPVFKCQWVNGTTGLFQDPLGFTLVDLSKVAYIDEPFIMAAQARQVFYVQDPCNSSLSVALQGRPSGMNYHNDESTLDIGQMSSFSKQLPSMNEADEVDDGHANRVDHDEGLWENIPTG; this is translated from the exons ATGATAGCTGGTCCAAGACAACCAGGTAATGATATTGACGTATATCTAAGACCGTTAATTGACGATTTGCGGAAATTGTGGGATGAAAGGGTTGATGTATGGGACGCAAATTTGCAGCATGCTTTCAAGTTGCGTGCAATGGTTTTTTGTACCATCAATGACTTTCCAGCCTACGAAAATTTAAGTGGATATAGTGTCAAAGGACATCACGCATGTCCTATATGTGAGCAGAATACTAGTTTCCGCCAACTTAAACATGGAAAGAAGACTGTGTATACTAGGCATCGAAGATTTCTCAAACAGTATCATCCATATCGACACTTGAAGAAGGCATTCGATGGAAGTCAAGAACATGAAACCGTGCCAAATCCATTAACTGGCGATGAAGTATATCAGCGGGTCAAGGATGTCGTAAATATGTTCGGCAAGTCCCAAAAAAAACCATCATCCACTTCAAACATGTGGAAAAAGAAGtctattttctttgatcttccgtactggtccgATCATCATGTTAGGCATTGTATAGACGTCATGCATgtcgagaaaaatgtttgtgattctTTAATTGGGACCCTCCTAAACattaaaggcaagacaaaggatggtttcAAGTGTCGTCAAGACTTGGTTGACATGGGTATACGTCAAGTGTTGCATCCTATCTCAAAAGGTAACAGGACATATCTGCCCCCAGCCTGTTACACAATGTCAACAGCTGAAAAGAGAAGTTTTTGTGAATGCTTGCGTAAtatcaaagtcccacaaggctACTCTTCAAACATCAAGAGTCTTGTGTCTGTGAATGAGCTTAAGTTGGTTGGCTTGAAATCACATGATTGTCATGTGTTAATGCAACAACTTTTACCTGTTGCAATCCGCGGAACATTGCCTGAGAAGGTCCGTGTTGCAATCAGTCGcttgtgtttcatttttaatgcTATATGTGCCAAGGTCATTGACCCTAAACAGTTGGATGCTTTGGAAGATGAGGTTGTCGTTGTCCTTTGTCAAATGGAGATGTTTTTCcctccttcattttttgacattatGGTACACTTAGTTGTTCATCTGGTAAGGGAAATAAGGTGTTGTGGTCCTACGTATTTTAGATGGATGTATCCAGTTGAGCGGTACATGAAGGTCTTAAAGGGTTATACGAAGAATCGACATCGACCAGAGGCCTCAATAGTGGAAAGATACGTTGCTGAAGAATGCATTGAGTTTGCCTCACAGTACATTGACTCATTGAAACCTGTCGGTGTTCCTGCATCCCGGCATGAACAGCCAATAGCCGGCAATGGTACTCGTGGATACAATGTTGTGACAATGACTAGACATGACGTGTCACAAgcacattt ACAAACAATACTTGCTGATAAAAGTGTTTCCAGACGACTGACATTGTTATCCATTGGCCCAAATTTGAATGTCCCTACATGGAAGGGGTATGACATTAACAATTATTCATTCTACACAAAGTCCCAAGATGATAAAAGTTCGGTACAAAACAGTGGGGTCTGTGTTGATGCTGATTCGGAGCACTTTTCCAGTACATTGGATAACAACCCCATTCGAGCATCCATGTCTTACTTTGGTGTCATTCAAGAAATTTGGGAGGTTGATTATACATCATTTAGAGTGCCTGTTTTTAAGTGTCAGTGGGTGAACGGGACAACGGGTCTGTTTCAAGATCCATTGGGATTTACTTTGGTAGACCTTAGTAAGGTGGCATATATAGACGAACCTTTCATTATGGCAGCACAAGCCAGACAAGTTTTCTATGTACAAGATCCATGTAATTCAAGTTTGTCTGTGGCTCTGCAAGGAAGACCAAGTGGAATGAATTACCATAATGATGAGTCAACCCTTGACATTGGTCAAATGTctagtttttcaaaacaattgccTTCAATGAATGAAGCTGATGAAGTGGATGATGGACATGCAAATCGtgtagatcatgatgaaggtctATGGGAAAACATCCCTACAGGCTGA